The Naumovozyma dairenensis CBS 421 chromosome 1, complete genome genome includes a region encoding these proteins:
- the MRPL36 gene encoding mitochondrial 54S ribosomal protein bL31m (similar to Saccharomyces cerevisiae MRPL36 (YBR122C); ancestral locus Anc_3.383), translated as MNFLKPLIAKRCASTGAYQGPTKISLPRRPLRKIRVGHARPAIYHQFDVMVELSDGSVIRRKSQFPKEELRLIQDQRNNPLWNQSRSDLIVVDANAGGSMDRFKQRYSSIFTAEDESGKKATEEQEKDVEKSSTDKKAANKSITERTEVEVEGDIVTDFAVDDYLSILDDSSTQVKTGRLASKKKTKKK; from the coding sequence atgAACTTTCTAAAACCGCTAATAGCGAAAAGATGTGCAAGCACGGGAGCTTATCAAGGTCCAACTAAGATATCATTACCAAGAAGACCCCTAAGGAAGATCCGGGTGGGTCATGCAAGACCAGcaatatatcatcaatttgATGTAATGGTAGAACTTAGTGATGGTAGTGTTATACGTCGAAAATCTCAATTCCCTAAGGAAGAGCTTCGACTAATTCAAGACCAAAGGAATAATCCATTATGGAATCAAAGTAGAAGTGATCTTATTGTTGTGGATGCTAATGCTGGGGGTAGTATGGATAGATTTAAACAAAGGTATAGTTCTATTTTCACAGCAGAGGACGAATCAGGTAAGAAAGCAACCGAGGAACAAGAGAAAGACGTAGAAAAATCGTCAACTGACAAGAAGGCagcaaataaatcaataacAGAGCGTACGGAAGTAGAAGTAGAAGGAGATATTGTTACAGACTTCGCAGTTGATGATTATCTATCTATTTTGGATGATAGTAGTACACAAGTTAAAACAGGTAGATTGGCTTcgaaaaagaagacaaagaagaaatag
- the TEF2 gene encoding translation elongation factor EF-1 alpha (similar to Saccharomyces cerevisiae TEF2 (YBR118W) and TEF1 (YPR080W); ancestral locus Anc_3.378), translating to MGKAKSHVNVVVIGHVDSGKSTTTGHLIYKCGGIDKRTIEKFEKEAAELGKGSFKYAWVLDKLKAERERGITIDIALWKFETPKYEVTVIDAPGHRDFIKNMITGTSQADCAILIIAGGVGEFEAGISKDGQTREHALLAFTLGVRQLIVAVNKMDSVNWSEARFQEICKETANFIKKVGYNPKTVPFVPISGWNGDNMIEPTTNAPWYKGWEKETKSGVVKGKTLLEAIDAIEPPNRPTDKPLRLPLQDVYKIGGIGTVPVGRVETGVIKPGMVVTFAPAGVTTEVKSVEMHHEQLEQGVPGDNVGFNVKNVSVKEIRRGNVCGDSKNDPPKGAESFNATVIVLNHPGQISAGYSPVLDCHTAHIACKFDELLEKNDRRSGKKLEDSPKFLKSGDAALVKFVPSKPMCVEAFADYPPLGRFAVRDMRQTVAVGVIKSVVKSDKAGKVTKAAQKAAK from the coding sequence atggGTAAGGCTAAGTCTCACGTTAACGTTGTCGTTATTGGTCACGTCGATTCCGGTAAGTCTACTACCACCGGTCACTTGATTTACAAGTGTGGTGGTATTGACAAGAGAACTATTGAAAAGTTCGAAAAGGAAGCCGCTGAATTAGGTAAGGGTTCTTTCAAGTACGCTTGGGTtttagataaattaaaggctgaaagagaaagagGTATCACCATTGATATCGCTTTATGGAAGTTCGAAACTCCAAAGTACGAAGTTACCGTTATTGATGCTCCAGGTCACAGAGATTTCATCAAGAATATGATTACTGGTACTTCTCAAGCTGATTGTGCTATTTTGATTATTGCTGGTGGTGTCGGTGAATTCGAAGCCGGTATTTCCAAGGATGGTCAAACCAGAGAACACGCTTTGTTAGCTTTCACCTTAGGTGTTAGACAATTAATTGTCGCTGTTAACAAGATGGATTCCGTTAACTGGTCCGAAGCTAGATTCCAAGAAATTTGCAAGGAAACCGCTAACTTCATCAAGAAGGTTGGTTACAACCCAAAGACTGTTCCATTCGTCCCAATCTCTGGTTGGAACGGTGACAACATGATTGAACCAACCACCAATGCTCCATGGTACAAGGGTTGGGAAAAGGAAACCAAGAGTGGTGTCGTTAAGGGTAAGACCTTATTAGAAGCCATTGATGCTATTGAACCACCAAACAGACCAACTGACAAGCCATTGAGATTGCCATTACAAGATGTTTACAAGATTGGTGGTATTGGTACGGTGCCAGTCGGTAGAGTTGAAACTGGTGTTATCAAGCCAGGTATGGTTGTCACTTTTGCCCCAGCTGGTGTCACCACTGAAGTCAAGTCCGTTGAAATGCATCACGAACAATTAGAACAAGGTGTTCCAGGTGACAACGTTGGTTTCAATGTTAAGAATGTTTCCGTTAAGGAAATCAGAAGAGGTAACGTCTGTGGTGACTCTAAGAACGATCCACCAAAGGGTGCTGAATCTTTCAACGCTACTGTTATCGTTTTGAACCATCCAGGTCAAATCTCTGCTGGTTACTCTCCAGTTTTGGATTGTCACACTGCTCACATTGCTTGTAAGTTCGATGAATTATTGGAAAAGAACGACAGAAGATCTGGtaagaaattagaagacTCTCCAAAGTTCTTGAAGTCCGGTGATGCTGCTTTGGTTAAATTCGTTCCATCTAAGCCAATGTGTGTTGAAGCTTTCGCTGACTACCCACCATTAGGTAGATTCGCTGTCAGAGATATGAGACAAACTGTCGCTGTCGGTGTTATCAAGTCTGTTGTCAAGTCTGACAAGGCTGGTAAGGTCACCAAGGCTGCTCAAAAGGCTGCTAAATAA
- the CBP6 gene encoding Cbp6p (similar to Saccharomyces cerevisiae CBP6 (YBR120C); ancestral locus Anc_3.380): protein MSKSQAVKDGAKQIIKILQEFPEDRIKHLASFKDIQTKRFQQIAGANVNNSNDNSIKNSKNPSVEDIKNLISSNPTSLALQKDLIKKMKNALQKDHFDEQSIQEQINSMNNLVSNKYKNYYKLGDKLYKPAGNPTYYQRIMDELQGKKKETLLSAARTVIFGK, encoded by the coding sequence ATGTCGAAGTCACAAGCTGTAAAGGATGGTGCTAAACAAATCATCAAGATCCTACAGGAGTTCCCAGAGGATCGTATAAAACATTTGGCATCCTTTAAAGATATACAAACGAAAAGGTTTCAACAGATTGCTGGTGCTaatgtaaataattcaaatgataactctataaaaaattccaaaaacCCATCtgttgaagatattaaGAATTTAATTAGTAGTAATCCAACTTCTCTGGCTTTACAGAAAGACCttatcaaaaaaatgaagaatgCATTACAAAAAGATCACTTTGACGAACAGAGTATACAGGAACAaattaattcaatgaaCAACCTTGTaagtaataaatataagaaCTATTATAAACTTGGTGACAAATTATACAAACCAGCAGGGAACCCAACTTATTACCAGAGAATAATGGATGAATTAcaaggaaagaaaaaggagACCCTATTGAGTGCAGCAAGAACAGTCATCTTTGGGAAATGA
- the TFC1 gene encoding transcription factor TFIIIC subunit TFC1 (similar to Saccharomyces cerevisiae TFC1 (YBR123C); ancestral locus Anc_3.384) has product MEDTNNNENNTYGVVLSESLENTNASDQQNDESTTAMAKEYTLDIPRIPSLELPLNVTSKSSSIHKAIDMCGGLSKVKEAFKEPGTVETQKGLELYLNTGKNERHADIFFNEHPITGKRVPFRDDSIILKISMPKGTLSKHNGDIQASIASLDPNDYKVTPVSIVDNTIRFREMSDFQYRLDNVSSAKEFNDSFGTLDWSSLQNFVKSVPNMDSRPYENINNLIIDRTNLSSNSDFQLPPPPKFSMVGYPFLYKYKGNPLATKKSNGDSEVKKSYIKNYQLFLHDIGPIAKIPIEPHESLQKDYKIAQETQVYPGTKSDSGFYQSLKECLSILNKLFEKRPIWVKRHIDGLIPKEIHHTLKIALALVSYRFSMGPWRNTYIKLGIDPRTSPEYGKYQTEYFKIERKLLSNPSVKKNVPSPPPLCFESNVEGDIDSRFRFDGTQVPWYLMLQIDLLIGEPNIAEVYKNAKLLTEPSELTGWFTELDLVKIRRIVKYELGCLVQGNHEFNQYKLKYFKAMKFVKESLIPGQEGTEKQSTDADGDVTMDDSDNGPNNKDTTPDEEEENDDNGVATGETDDVVLEDEEEAIEENVSITQETEKGKPPKEEDDEEEEEEGDNIIDDFDITNATFQDVMKHVSKFDPELAKKLYTNLNGLVPEEKLSQDL; this is encoded by the coding sequence ATGGAGGACACGAATAACAATGAGAATAACACATACGGGGTCGTCCTCAGTGAATCTCTAGAGAATACTAACGCTTCTGATCAACAAAATGATGAGTCAACCACGGCGATGGCTAAGGAATATACTTTAGATATACCAAGGATACCCAGTTTGGAATTACCCTTAAATGTTACCTCTAAATCATCCAGTATACACAAGGCCATAGATATGTGCGGAGGTCTTTCGAAGGTCAAAGAGGCATTCAAAGAGCCAGGTACAGTGGAAACTCAAAAAGGGCTTGAATTGTATCTAAATACAGGCAAAAATGAACGTCATGCAgacattttcttcaacGAACATCCAATTACGGGGAAACGAGTCCCCTTCCGTGATGATTCTAtcatattaaaaatatccATGCCTAAGGGAACTCTTTCGAAACATAATGGAGATATCCAAGCATCTATTGCGTCATTAGATCCGAATGATTACAAGGTAACACCGGTCTCCATTGTCGATAACACGATTAGATTTAGAGAAATGTCCGATTTCCAATATAGATTAGATAATGTATCATCTGCAAAGGAATTCAATGATAGTTTTGGTACTTTGGATTGGTCTAGTCTTCAAAATTTCGTCAAATCTGTACCGAACATGGATTCAAGACcatatgaaaatattaataacttAATTATAGATCGAACTAATTTGAGTTCGAATTCAGACTTCCAATTACCGCCCCCACCTAAATTTTCCATGGTTGGATATCCATTTTTATACAAATACAAGGGTAATCCGTTAGCAACGAAGAAATCCAATGGTGATTCTGAAGTCAAAAAAAGTTACATTaagaattatcaattatttcttcatgATATCGGCCCAATCGCGAAGATCCCTATAGAACCACACGAATCATTACAAAAGGATTATAAAATTGCACAAGAAACTCAAGTGTATCCGGGGACAAAATCAGATTCAGGATTTTACCAATCATTAAAGGAATGTCTCTccattttgaataaattattcGAAAAAAGACCCATCTGGGTTAAGAGACACATAGATGGTCTCATTCCTAAGGAGATTCATCatactttgaaaattgCACTCGCATTAGTTTCCTATAGATTTTCCATGGGTCCCTGGAGGAACACGTATATTAAACTAGGTATTGATCCAAGGACCTCTCCAGAATATGGGAAATATCAAActgaatattttaaaattgaaaggaaattattatcaaatccatcagtgaagaaaaatgtaCCTAGCCCGCCTCCCTTGTGTTTTGAATCAAATGTAGAAGGTGATATTGATTCTAGATTTAGGTTTGATGGTACTCAAGTACCATGGTATTTAATGTTGCAAATTGATCTTTTGATTGGTGAACCAAACATTGCTGAGGTGTACAAGAATGCTAAACTCTTGACTGAACCAAGCGAATTGACCGGTTGGTTTACTGAGTTAGACTTAGTTAAGATTAGAAGAATTGTTAAATATGAATTGGGTTGCTTAGTGCAAGGTAATCATGAATTCAACCaatataaattaaaatacTTTAAGGCAATGAAGTTCGTAAAGGAATCTCTGATCCCAGGGCAAGAAGGAACCGAGAAGCAATCGACGGATGCTGATGGAGATGTTACTATGGATGATTCCGACAATGGACCAAATAACAAAGATACGACGCCTGACgaggaggaagaaaatgatgataatggagTTGCTACAGGTGAAACTGACGACGTTGTATTggaagacgaagaagaagcaatTGAGGAAAACGTTAGTATAACGCAGGAAACGGAAAAGGGTAAACCTCCCAAAGAAgaggatgatgaagaagaggaggaggagggtgataatattattgatgattttgatattaCGAATGCGACTTTCCAAGATGTTATGAAGCATGTTTCCAAATTTGATCCTGAGTTGGCGAAGAAATTATATACGAACTTAAACGGCTTAGTTccagaagaaaaattgtcCCAAGatttatga
- the GRS1 gene encoding glycine--tRNA ligase (similar to Saccharomyces cerevisiae GRS1 (YBR121C) and GRS2 (YPR081C); ancestral locus Anc_3.381) — translation MSVEEVQKNRAASVFNREQLESILRGRFFYAPAFDSYGGVSGLYDYGPPGCAFQANVVDAWRKHFILEEDMLEVDCTMLTPYEVLKTSGHVDKFSDWMCRDLKTGEIFRADHLVEEVLEARLKGDKEARGIVEDANAEVDADKKKRKKKVKQIKAIKLDDDVVEEYESVLAKIDGYSGEQLGELMVKYDIGNPVTGEPLEPPKAFNLMFETAIGPSGQLKGYLRPETAQGQFLNFNKLLEFNNSKTPFASASIGKSFRNEISPRAGLLRVREFLMAEIEHFVDPLDKSHPKFDEVKDIKLAFLPRDVQEAGKTEPIVTTVGEAVNSKMVDNETLGYFIARIYLFLIKIGVDKTKLRFRQHMANEMAHYAADCWDGELQTSYGWIECVGCADRSAYDLTVHSKKTKEKMVVRQKLDTPIEVTKWEIDLTKKLFGPKFRKDAPKVEAFLLNLSQEELEAKSEELKRNGKIVIEVEGVEGAAELDDKFITIEKRTKVEHVREYVPNVIEPSFGIGRIIYSVFEHSYWNRPEDAARGVLSFPPLVAPSKVLLVPLSNHKDLQPVTKEVSKILRKEQIPFKVDDSGVSIGKRYARNDELGTPFGVTIDFESVRDNSVTLRERDSTKQVRGSIEEIIKAIRDITYNGVSWDEGTKNLKPFVSQTENDNE, via the coding sequence ATGAGTGTAGAAGAAgttcaaaaaaatagagCTGCATCCGTATTCAATAGAGAACAATTAGAATCCATCTTGAGAGGTAGATTCTTCTATGCTCCTGCTTTCGACTCATACGGGGGTGTCTCTGGTCTTTATGATTATGGTCCTCCAGGTTGTGCCTTCCAAGCTAATGTTGTCGATGCTTGGAGGAAACATTTCATCTTAGAGGAAGATATGTTGGAAGTCGATTGTACTATGTTGACTCCTTATGAAGTCTTGAAAACTTCGGGTCATGTTGATAAGTTTTCTGATTGGATGTGTAGAGATTTGAAAACAGGTGAAATCTTTAGAGCTGATCATTTGGTAGAAGAAGTCCTTGAAGCTCGTTTGAAAGGTGACAAAGAAGCTAGAGGTATAGTGGAAGATGCCAATGCTGAGGTTGATGCTGAtaagaaaaagagaaagaagaaagtcAAGCAAATCAAAGCAAttaaattagatgatgatgtagTGGAAGAATATGAATCTGTTTTAGCCAAGATTGATGGTTACTCTGGTGAACAATTAGGTGAATTAATGGTTAAATACGATATTGGTAACCCAGTTACTGGTGAACCATTAGAACCACCAAAGGCTTTTAACTTGATGTTTGAAACTGCCATTGGTCCATCCGGTCAATTAAAGGGTTACTTGAGACCAGAAACTGCTCAAGGTCAATTCTTAAACTTCaacaaattattagaattcAACAACAGTAAAACTCCATTCGCTTCAGCTTCTATTGGTAAATCATTCagaaatgaaatttctCCAAGAGCTGGGTTATTAAGAGTTCGTGAATTTTTAATGGCTGAAATTGAACATTTCGTCGATCCCCTAGATAAGTCTCATCCAAAATTCGATGAAgttaaagatattaaattagCTTTCTTACCTCGTGACGTTCAAGAAGCTGGTAAGACTGAACCAATAGTTACAACTGTCGGTGAAGCTGTCAATAGTAAAATGGTTGACAACGAAACTTTAGGTTATTTCATTGctagaatttatttattcttaaTTAAAATCGGTGTTGACAAGACTAAGTTAAGATTCCGTCAACATATGGCTAATGAGATGGCTCATTATGCTGCTGACTGCTGGGATGGTGAATTACAAACTTCTTATGGTTGGATTGAATGTGTTGGTTGTGCTGATAGATCTGCTTATGATTTGACCGTTCATTCTAAAAAGACTAAGGAAAAGATGGTTGTTAGACAAAAATTAGACACCCCAATTGAAGTTACCAAATGGGAAATTGATTTGACTAAGAAATTATTCGGTCCAAAATTCAGAAAGGATGCTCCAAAGGTTGAAGCTTTCTTATTGAACTTATCTCAAGAGGAATTAGAAGCTAAATctgaagaattgaagagGAACGGTAAGATCGTTATTGAAGTTGAAGGTGTTGAAGGTGCTGCAGAATTAGACGACAAATTCATTACTATTGAGAAGAGAACCAAGGTAGAACACGTTAGAGAATATGTTCCAAATGTCATTGAACCTTCCTTCGGTATTGGTCGTATCATTTACTCTGTATTCGAACATTCATATTGGAACAGACCCGAAGATGCTGCTAGAGGTGTCTTATCTTTCCCACCATTAGTTGCCCCAAGTAAAGTTTTGTTGGTTCCATTATCTAACCACAAAGATTTACAACCTGTCACTAAGGAGGTCTCCAAGATTCTAAGAAAGGAACAAATTCCATTCAAAGTCGATGATTCAGGTGTTTCCATCGGTAAGAGATATGCTCgtaatgatgaattaggTACTCCATTCGGTGTCACCATTGATTTCGAATCTGTTAGGGATAATTCTGTTACCTTGAGAGAAAGAGATTCTACCAAACAAGTTAGGGGctcaattgaagaaattatcaaGGCTATCCGTGATATTACTTACAACGGTGTCTCTTGGGATGAAGGTACTAAGAACTTGAAACCATTCGTTTCCCAAacagaaaatgataatgaataa
- the PTC4 gene encoding type 2C protein phosphatase PTC4 (similar to Saccharomyces cerevisiae PTC4 (YBR125C); ancestral locus Anc_3.385), with protein MGQLLSHPLTEKSITYNDYQHRVSSNQLSNLVPRFYNCEGTMQGYRLTQEDAHLVLNEDDILHVRFYNPFKLITEKLSLSVFGVFDGHGGEDCSNFISGGGSDPKNGLAKWIAYSFENHKYGAFKDVHLDSQADSKNVKRKHQRCFRTLQGLITQILKDAFMLQDNELYRYFGNNSCGSTAIVSVIINGEYIYTVNCGDSRCILSSKNNGVKTMSFDHKPQHIGELLRINDNGGTVSLGRVGGVLALSRAFGDFQFKRGVPYTSGKNKSKLHRITSGNNNNTNGNNNLHNGNRNGTPAQESQVTVEPDVLMHKIDYKRDEFLILACDGIWDVYNNKQLCKFVKYHLSAGVKLDGIVTKVLDHGIGQADSNTGIGFDNMTVIIVVLNKSGESLSDWYTKMRIRLEREKGLV; from the coding sequence ATGGGTCAGTTACTTTCTCATCCGTTAACAGAGAAATCAATAACTTACAATGATTACCAACATCGTGTCTCGTCAAACCAATTATCAAACTTAGTGCCTCGATTCTATAATTGTGAAGGTACCATGCAAGGTTATAGATTAACTCAAGAAGATGCTCATTTAGTACTCAACGAGGATGATATCCTACATGTACGATTCTATAACCCTTTCAAATTGATCACTGAGAAATTATCACTAAGTGTATTTGGCGTGTTTGATGGGCATGGTGGTGAAGATTGTTCTAATTTCATCAGTGGAGGTGGATCTGATCCGAAGAATGGGTTAGCTAAATGGATTGCGTATAGTTTTGAGAATCATAAGTATGGTGCGTTTAAAGATGTACATCTTGATTCACAAGCAGATTCTAAAAATGTTAAGAGGAAACATCAGAGGTGTTTTAGAACGTTACAAGGTTTAATTACACAAATTCTGAAAGATGCGTTTATGCTAcaagataatgaattatataGGTATTTTGGGAATAATTCATGTGGTTCTACTGCTATCGTGTCTGTTATCATAAATGGAGAATACATTTATACAGTGAATTGTGGTGATTCAAGATGTATATTATCATCGAAGAATAATGGTGTTAAAACCATGTCATTTGATCATAAACCCCAACATATCGGGGAATTATTACgtataaatgataatggtgGCACAGTTTCACTTGGTAGAGTTGGTGGTGTACTTGCATTAAGTAGAGCTTTTGGAGACTTCCAATTCAAAAGAGGTGTCCCATATACTTCtgggaaaaataaatctaaattACATCGAATTACAAGTggcaataataataatactaatggtaataataatttgcATAATGGTAACAGAAATGGGACACCTGCACAAGAATCCCAAGTTACTGTAGAACCAGACGTATTGATGCATAAGATTGACTATAAGAGGGACGAATTCCTAATACTTGCTTGTGATGGTATATGGGATGTTTACAATAACAAACAATTGTGTAAATTCGTTAAATATCACTTATCTGCAGGTGTTAAATTAGACGGAATTGTTACCAAGGTTCTAGATCATGGTATTGGTCAAGCTGATAGCAACACAGGAATCGGCTTCGATAATATGACTgtaataatagtagtatTGAATAAATCGGGTGAATCATTATCAGATTGGTATACTAAGATGAGGATACGTCTAGAGAGAGAAAAGGGATTAGTATAG
- the MUD1 gene encoding Mud1p (similar to Saccharomyces cerevisiae MUD1 (YBR119W); ancestral locus Anc_3.379) has product MGPPKIEKKSTRTLYLKNLPRRPKNKENYTKLLLKHINPSNKFVNNPSLQLPTNTLPKDQFDVESIDEKTGIVSVSKSNAKTLNSQCFITFTTVEKASQFKEDFDNKLLINGSKIDIGFSKKDSFLGLCLKDRTKFQLALKNRNTKKALLANDELLRRHKLKRTLRRLRRRLRVKGKTEEQIYDIVKNLEAERTTKTRILENKDEKKKTKASKASIDKSSTMQKTKLAIKEASTSQNPPNKVLLVQHLPSDVSEEDVAELFTSEGFVEVRLIRVRNLAFVEYNTIGQASATKKKLSDIFNWKGKEITIGFAK; this is encoded by the coding sequence ATGGGGCCACCTAAgatagaaaagaaatcgACACGCACGTTGTATTTAAAGAATCTTCCAAGAAGGcctaaaaataaagaaaactaTACAAAATTACTTCTGAAACATATTAATCCCTCCAATAAATTCGTTAATAATCCATCACTACAACTTCCGACCAATACACTTCCAAAGGACCAATTTGATGTTGAATCCATCGATGAAAAAACAGGTATTGTATCGGTATCTAAATCGAATGCCAAAACGTTAAATAGCCAATGCTTTATAACATTTACTACAGTCGAAAAAGCATCACAATTCAAAGAGGATTTCGATAACAAGTTACTTATAAACGGTAGTAAGATTGACATTGGATTTTCAAAGAAGGATTCTTTTTTAGGATTGTGTTTAAAGGATCGTACCAAGTTTCAACTTGCTCTAAAAAACAGAAATACCAAGAAAGCGTTGTTGGCTAATGATGAGTTACTACGAAGGcataaattgaaaagaacaTTAAGACGATTAAGACGTCGTTTGAGAGTCAAAGGTAAAACTGAAGAAcaaatatatgatattgTAAAGAACCTGGAAGCAGAAAGAACTACTAAGACTCGAATTTTGGAGAACAAAGatgagaagaagaaaactAAAGCATCAAAAGCTTCCATTGATAAAAGTTCTACAATGCAGAAAACTAAGCTTGCAATAAAAGAAGCTAGTACATCCCAGAATCCACCAAACAAAGTTCTGTTGGTACAACATTTACCTTCAGATGTTTCTGAAGAAGATGTCGCAGAATTATTCACATCTGAGGGATTTGTTGAGGTTAGACTGATTAGGGTCAGGAATCTGGCCTTTGTAGAATATAATACCATTGGACAAGCAAGTGCCACTAAAAAGAAGCTTTCGGACATTTTTAATTGGAAAGGCAAAGAAATCACGATAGGATTTGCCAAGTGA
- the TPS1 gene encoding alpha,alpha-trehalose-phosphate synthase (UDP-forming) TPS1 (similar to Saccharomyces cerevisiae TPS1 (YBR126C); ancestral locus Anc_3.386), which yields MTQQKTEGNIIVVSNRLPVTITKNEETGQYDYKMSSGGLVTGLQGLKKTSSFQWFGWPGLEIPVEDQAKVKRDLLQKFNAIPVFMSDEIADLHYNGFSNSILWPLFHYHPGEITFDESAWLAYNEANRMFCDVICQTLKEDDVVWVHDYHLMLLPQMLKKWINAKQLMNIKLGWFLHTPFPSSEIYRILPVRQEILRGVLSCDLVGFHTYDYARHFLSAVQRVLNVNTLPNGVEYEGNFVNVAAFPIGIDVDKFTQGLKKKEVIQRIQDLKKKFKGCKIIVGVDRLDYIKGVPQKLHSMEVFLNEHPEWIGKVVLVQLAVPSRGDVEEYQYLRSVVNELVGRINGQFGTVEFVPIHFMHKSIPFEELISLYAVSDVCLVSSTRDGMNLVSYEYIACQEEKKGSLILSEFAGAAQSLNGAMIVNPWNTDELAETIHNALTIADEKKAANWEKLYKYISKYTSAYWGEHFVYELVNGTSSSDGNNLNKSNKPKAAIY from the coding sequence atgacaCAACAAAAGACAGAGGGAAACATTATCGTCGTATCTAATCGACTACCAGTAACCATCACCAAAAATGAAGAGACAGGTCAATATGACTATAAAATGTCCTCCGGTGGTCTCGTGACTGGGCTACAAGGTCTTAAAAAGACGTCCAGTTTCCAATGGTTTGGATGGCCAGGTTTAGAAATCCCAGTCGAAGATCAAGCAAAAGTTAAGAGAGATCTATTGCAAAAATTCAATGCGATTCCTGTGTTTATGAGTGATGAGATTGCTGATTTGCATTATAATGGGTTTAGTAATTCTATTCTGTGGCCTTTGTTCCATTATCATCCTGGTGAAATTACTTTTGATGAAAGTGCATGGTTAGCTTATAATGAAGCTAATAGGATGTTTTGTGATGTTATTTGTCaaactttgaaagaagatgatgttgTGTGGGTCCATGATTATCATTTGATGTTATTACCTCaaatgttgaaaaaatggattAATGCAAAAcaattgatgaatattaaattagGATGGTTTTTACATACTCCATTCCCATCAAGTGAAATTTATAGAATCTTACCTGTTAGACAAGAAATTTTGAGAGGTGTCTTAAGTTGTGACTTAGTTGGGTTCCATACTTACGATTATGCAAGGCATTTCCTTTCTGCTGTACAAAGAGTATTAAATGTAAATACGTTACCTAATGGTGTAGAATATGAGGGTAATTTCGTTAATGTTGCTGCTTTCCCCATTGGTATTGATGTAGATAAATTTACTCAAGGtctaaagaaaaaggaagtTATTCAAAGGATTCAAGAtctaaaaaagaaatttaaaGGTTGTAAAATTATTGTTGGTGTAGATAGATTAGATTATATCAAGGGTGTTCCACAAAAATTACATTCTATGGAAGTTTTCCTCAATGAACATCCAGAATGGATTGGTAAAGTAGTCCTGGTACAATTAGCCGTTCCAAGTCGTGGTGATGTGgaagaatatcaatatttaaGAAGTGTGGTTAATGAATTAGTTGGCAGAATTAATGGACAATTTGGAACAGTGGAATTTGTTCCTATCCATTTTATGCATAAGAGTATtccatttgaagaattgattTCTCTATATGCAGTAAGTGATGTTTGTCTTGTGTCCTCGACAAGAGATGGGATGAATTTAGTCTCGTATGAATACATTGCAtgtcaagaagaaaagaaaggtTCTCTAATTTTAAGTGAGTTTGCAGGTGCAGCACAATCTTTAAATGGTGCCATGATAGTCAATCCATGGAATACAGATGAATTAGCAGAAACCATACATAATGCGTTGACCATTGCAGATGAGAAGAAGGCCGCAAATTGGGAGAAACTATACAAGTATATTTCTAAATATACTTCTGCATATTGGGGTGAACATTTTGTCTATGAACTTGTCAACGGTACATCTTCCTCAGATGGTAATAACCTCAACAAGAGCAATAAGCCAAAAGCAGCAATATATTAG